One genomic window of Streptomyces sp. WP-1 includes the following:
- a CDS encoding HSP90 family protein, producing the protein MDSQTSESSQSAQSPLPPHTFQVDLRGLVDLLSHHLYSSPKVYLRELLQNAVDAVTARRALAPDAPALVRLHPADGGLRVEDSGIGLTESDVHELLATIGRSSKRAEGLQEARSGFLGQFGIGLLACFVVAERIRVVSRSARTPNAPPVEWTARDDGSYTVRTLPGTARPEPGTTVQLTPRPGAAEWLAPERVRALARDFGALLPYDVRVGEERITELPAPWDRPYPSPGARRAALARHCHGLFGFTPLDSIDLDVPLAGIRGVAHVLPSAVSPAQRAAHRVHLKGMLLTERAEQLLPDWAFFVRCVLDTDSLRPTASRESLYEDETLAAVREALGERIRDWLTGLAAGDPERLAAFLAVHHLGVKSLARHDHEMLRTMLPWLPFETTDGQVSLAEFARRHPVVHFTRGVEEYRQVAAIASAQGVGVVNGGYTYDSELIEALPSVRPGTVVAELDADTVTAHLDGVDPGVELLLTGFLAAARAKLDPLGCDVVLRAFHPLSVPALHLDDRSARHEQARAAAEEQADDLWAGILGSLRGGAPRARLVLNHLNPLIRRVSALDDAELIGTAVESLYGQALLMAQRPLRPTDSALLNRAFIDLLEWATRGTADD; encoded by the coding sequence ATGGATTCCCAGACCTCAGAGTCATCCCAGTCCGCCCAGTCGCCTCTTCCACCCCATACGTTCCAGGTCGATCTGCGCGGTCTGGTAGATCTCCTCTCCCATCACCTCTACTCCAGTCCGAAGGTCTACCTGCGCGAGCTGCTCCAGAACGCCGTGGACGCCGTCACCGCCCGGCGGGCCCTCGCGCCCGACGCCCCGGCGCTGGTCCGGCTGCACCCGGCGGACGGCGGCCTGCGCGTGGAGGACAGCGGCATCGGGCTCACCGAGTCGGACGTGCACGAACTGCTGGCGACCATCGGGCGCAGCTCCAAGCGGGCCGAGGGACTCCAGGAGGCCCGCTCCGGCTTCCTCGGCCAGTTCGGCATCGGCCTGCTCGCCTGCTTCGTCGTCGCCGAGCGGATCCGCGTCGTCAGCCGCAGCGCCCGCACCCCGAACGCGCCCCCGGTGGAGTGGACGGCGCGTGACGACGGGTCGTACACCGTGCGGACACTGCCCGGCACGGCGCGGCCCGAGCCCGGTACGACGGTGCAGCTGACGCCCCGGCCCGGGGCGGCCGAGTGGCTGGCGCCGGAGCGGGTGCGCGCGCTGGCCCGGGACTTCGGGGCGCTGCTGCCGTACGACGTCCGGGTGGGCGAGGAGCGGATCACCGAGCTGCCCGCGCCCTGGGACCGGCCGTATCCGAGCCCCGGCGCGCGCCGGGCGGCGCTGGCCCGGCACTGCCACGGGCTGTTCGGGTTCACCCCGCTGGACTCGATCGACCTGGACGTGCCGCTGGCCGGGATCCGCGGGGTGGCCCATGTGCTGCCGTCGGCGGTGAGCCCGGCGCAGCGGGCGGCGCACCGGGTGCACCTCAAGGGCATGCTGCTGACCGAGCGGGCCGAACAGCTGCTGCCCGACTGGGCGTTCTTCGTGCGCTGTGTGCTGGACACCGACAGCCTGCGGCCCACCGCCTCCCGCGAGTCGCTCTACGAGGACGAGACGCTGGCCGCCGTGCGGGAGGCGCTCGGCGAGCGGATCCGCGACTGGCTGACCGGGCTCGCGGCCGGTGACCCGGAGCGGCTCGCGGCGTTCCTCGCCGTGCACCACCTCGGGGTCAAGTCGCTGGCGCGGCACGACCACGAGATGCTGCGCACGATGCTGCCGTGGCTGCCGTTCGAGACGACCGACGGGCAGGTGTCGCTGGCGGAGTTCGCGCGCCGGCACCCGGTGGTGCACTTCACCCGCGGTGTCGAGGAGTACCGGCAGGTCGCGGCGATCGCCTCGGCGCAGGGCGTGGGCGTGGTCAACGGCGGTTACACGTACGACAGCGAGCTGATCGAGGCGCTGCCGTCGGTGCGGCCGGGGACGGTGGTCGCCGAGCTGGACGCGGACACCGTGACCGCGCATCTGGACGGCGTCGACCCGGGCGTGGAGCTGCTGCTCACCGGGTTCCTGGCGGCGGCGCGGGCGAAGCTGGACCCGCTGGGCTGCGATGTGGTGCTGCGCGCCTTCCATCCGTTGTCGGTGCCCGCGCTGCACCTGGACGACCGGTCGGCCCGGCACGAGCAGGCCCGCGCGGCGGCCGAGGAGCAGGCGGACGATCTGTGGGCGGGCATCCTGGGTTCGCTGCGCGGCGGCGCGCCCCGCGCCCGGCTGGTGCTCAACCATCTCAACCCACTGATCCGCAGGGTGAGTGCACTGGACGACGCGGAACTGATCGGCACCGCGGTCGAGTCGCTGTACGGGCAGGCGCTGCTGATGGCGCAGCGCCCGCTGCGGCCCACGGACTCCGCGCTGCTGAACCGGGCGTTCATCGATCTGCTGGAGTGGGCGACGCGGGGGACGGCCGATGACTGA
- a CDS encoding tetratricopeptide repeat protein, with protein sequence MTEITGLTALRRALAENAEQPEGPARNARAEQLLAAAEGLEIPLAVIEALGHQLSVYNYSSEKDKMFVPFARLLRLWDERPGDFDAYETHSLHWVFKWMSAGMLDQPHIPLASVEKWLGEMEHRYRLAGYSERAVRGAEFSVAAHIGDLARAERAYAAWLAADRDEMADCHACELYGQGLWQVERGRDAQALTSWRPVLEGEFSCAHEPHLVLAASLVPLLRLDRAEEARAHHLRGLRLVRPMESMRAAYAEHVEFCALTGNEARGLELLAERPAYFTDTGQPRSRLDFLAVVALLTERLTELGLGEEPVPGPAGRAWTARDLAAHARTEALALAERFDARNGTSHVGDRTRARIARRPLADRLPLGVRTSRMAPAAPVAAPPPAPAAETSLPALLAEAHRLADTLRPEALDAWAAVARAAGDGELAPADRASAADHEAMSRGPEGAELFERAAELYAAAGDPGEALAARARGAYFRALRGETGTALARVTGLSEEVRALYAAGATGVRQTASVLMSRARILMHRARTGAGPAKDAEAAVREVPALIEGHGTRDEGDVRLAARVAEAWGMLAELAGAAGDGAGAAELLRRASAAYVRAGLPWCAVEYEVQVAALAEEAGDREGAERALRAALEHGGPYVEPAGQVQLHLRIAELTAARGDVAGAAEHALRATHRADEAGESGTAGAWARQRLGGYLLRQGRCAEAAEVLESALADLRTGAHGDEAVVQARWWLGDCLEELGEHRAAAEQRLLAADIARHWPEQRDHATLAHLAADSLDAAGLVAEADRAYARAGELWRSLGDTRLLVRSLRARAWLALREDSGTAAAEGLMDEAVQECEQARKNAADSRSLSSLTHELAQTHRQFGDLLAGAGGAGAAARFERAITLFGSLGPAAVHDRTAAELTAADLAAEQGRSEEAIARAHAVLAAYENADESDETVRSRRAEAARVLGSTE encoded by the coding sequence ATGACTGAGATCACCGGCCTCACGGCGCTGCGCCGGGCGCTGGCGGAGAACGCCGAGCAGCCCGAGGGCCCGGCGCGCAACGCCCGTGCGGAGCAACTGCTGGCGGCGGCCGAGGGGTTGGAGATCCCGCTGGCCGTGATCGAGGCGCTCGGCCACCAGTTGAGCGTCTACAACTACAGCTCCGAGAAGGACAAGATGTTCGTCCCCTTCGCGCGGCTGCTGCGCCTGTGGGACGAGCGGCCCGGGGACTTCGACGCGTACGAGACGCACTCGCTGCACTGGGTCTTCAAGTGGATGTCGGCGGGCATGCTGGACCAGCCGCACATCCCGCTCGCCTCGGTCGAGAAGTGGCTGGGCGAGATGGAGCACCGCTACCGGCTCGCCGGGTACTCCGAACGGGCCGTGCGCGGCGCGGAGTTCAGTGTGGCGGCGCACATCGGGGATCTGGCGCGGGCGGAGCGGGCGTACGCCGCGTGGCTGGCCGCCGACCGGGACGAGATGGCCGACTGCCATGCCTGCGAGCTGTACGGGCAGGGCCTGTGGCAGGTGGAGCGGGGCCGGGACGCGCAGGCGCTCACCTCGTGGCGGCCGGTGCTGGAGGGCGAGTTCAGCTGTGCGCACGAGCCGCACTTGGTGCTCGCCGCCTCCCTGGTCCCGCTGCTGCGGCTGGACCGCGCCGAGGAGGCTCGGGCACACCATCTGCGGGGGCTGCGGCTGGTGCGGCCCATGGAGAGCATGCGGGCCGCGTACGCCGAGCACGTGGAGTTCTGCGCGCTGACCGGCAACGAGGCGCGCGGTCTCGAACTGCTGGCCGAGCGGCCCGCCTACTTCACGGACACCGGGCAACCGCGCAGCCGGCTGGACTTCCTGGCCGTGGTGGCGCTGCTGACCGAGCGCCTGACCGAGCTGGGTCTCGGCGAGGAGCCGGTGCCGGGCCCCGCCGGGCGCGCCTGGACGGCACGGGACCTCGCGGCCCACGCCCGCACGGAGGCGCTGGCGCTGGCCGAGCGGTTCGACGCGCGCAACGGCACGTCGCACGTCGGCGACCGGACGCGGGCGCGGATAGCCCGGCGGCCACTGGCGGACCGGCTGCCGCTGGGTGTCCGCACCTCGCGCATGGCGCCCGCCGCCCCGGTGGCCGCTCCCCCGCCGGCACCGGCCGCCGAAACGTCCCTGCCCGCGCTCCTCGCCGAGGCGCACCGGCTCGCGGACACCCTGCGCCCGGAGGCGCTGGACGCCTGGGCCGCGGTGGCGCGGGCCGCCGGTGACGGTGAACTCGCCCCGGCGGACCGGGCGTCGGCCGCCGACCACGAGGCGATGTCCCGGGGCCCCGAGGGCGCCGAGCTGTTCGAGCGGGCGGCCGAGCTGTACGCGGCGGCGGGCGACCCCGGCGAGGCCCTGGCGGCGCGGGCCCGGGGCGCCTACTTCCGCGCGCTGCGGGGCGAGACGGGCACCGCCCTGGCCCGGGTGACCGGCCTGTCCGAGGAGGTCCGCGCGCTGTACGCGGCCGGGGCCACCGGGGTACGGCAGACCGCGTCGGTCCTGATGAGCAGGGCCCGGATCCTGATGCACCGGGCGCGCACCGGCGCGGGCCCCGCGAAGGACGCGGAGGCCGCCGTGCGCGAGGTGCCGGCCCTGATCGAGGGGCACGGCACGCGGGACGAGGGGGACGTGCGGCTGGCGGCGCGGGTCGCCGAGGCCTGGGGGATGCTCGCCGAGCTGGCGGGGGCCGCCGGGGACGGCGCGGGGGCGGCGGAACTGCTCCGGCGGGCGTCCGCGGCGTACGTGCGCGCCGGGCTGCCGTGGTGTGCGGTGGAGTACGAGGTCCAGGTCGCCGCACTGGCCGAGGAGGCCGGCGACCGGGAGGGGGCCGAGCGGGCGCTGCGGGCGGCGCTGGAACACGGCGGCCCGTACGTGGAACCGGCCGGACAGGTTCAACTGCACCTTCGAATAGCCGAGTTGACCGCCGCGCGCGGTGATGTCGCCGGGGCCGCGGAGCACGCGCTCCGGGCCACGCACCGGGCGGACGAGGCCGGGGAGTCCGGCACGGCGGGGGCCTGGGCGCGGCAGCGGCTGGGCGGCTATCTGCTGCGGCAGGGGCGGTGCGCGGAGGCGGCCGAGGTGCTGGAGTCGGCGCTGGCCGACCTGCGCACCGGGGCGCACGGCGACGAGGCCGTCGTACAGGCCCGCTGGTGGCTCGGGGACTGCCTGGAGGAGCTGGGCGAGCACCGGGCGGCGGCCGAGCAGCGGCTGCTGGCCGCCGACATCGCCCGGCACTGGCCCGAGCAGCGCGACCACGCCACGCTCGCGCACCTCGCCGCCGACTCCCTGGACGCCGCGGGCCTGGTGGCGGAGGCCGACCGGGCGTACGCCCGCGCGGGCGAGCTGTGGCGCTCCCTCGGCGACACCCGTCTCCTGGTCCGCTCCCTGCGGGCCCGCGCGTGGCTGGCGCTGCGCGAGGACTCCGGTACGGCGGCGGCCGAGGGGCTGATGGACGAGGCCGTGCAGGAGTGCGAGCAGGCACGGAAGAACGCGGCCGACTCCCGTTCCCTGAGCAGCCTGACCCATGAACTGGCCCAGACGCACCGCCAGTTCGGCGACCTCCTCGCCGGAGCCGGGGGCGCGGGCGCGGCGGCCCGCTTCGAGCGGGCGATCACCCTGTTCGGCTCCCTCGGCCCGGCCGCTGTGCACGACCGCACCGCCGCCGAACTCACGGCGGCCGACCTGGCGGCCGAACAGGGCCGCTCCGAGGAGGCGATAGCCCGCGCCCACGCCGTACTGGCCGCCTACGAGAACGCGGACGAGTCGGACGAGACGGTCCGGTCGCGGCGCGCGGAGGCCGCACGGGTGCTCGGCAGCACGGAGTGA
- a CDS encoding DUF177 domain-containing protein, with amino-acid sequence MASNARLDHRNPLVFDTHELGRRPGALQRLTREIDAPADLGIPGVIEVPEGAPVELGLRLESVMEGVLVTGTARATAKGECVRCLEPVELKLEADFQEMFSYPDADDRGRVIAEPGDDAEDDEDRLFIEDGLFDLEPVLRDAVVLALPMQPVCQEDCPGLCSECGARLADDPEHHHDAVDIRWAALQGLAGTTTDGEKDEMSGAEAGVDEKQEK; translated from the coding sequence ATGGCTTCCAACGCCCGCCTCGACCACCGCAACCCCCTCGTGTTCGACACTCACGAGCTGGGTCGGCGTCCTGGTGCGCTGCAGCGCCTGACCCGTGAGATCGACGCCCCCGCGGATCTCGGCATCCCGGGAGTCATCGAGGTGCCGGAAGGCGCCCCGGTGGAACTCGGCCTCCGGCTTGAGTCGGTCATGGAAGGGGTGCTTGTCACAGGCACCGCCCGTGCCACGGCCAAGGGGGAGTGCGTAAGGTGTCTGGAGCCGGTCGAGCTGAAGCTCGAAGCGGACTTCCAGGAGATGTTCTCGTACCCTGACGCCGACGACCGGGGCCGCGTGATCGCGGAACCGGGCGACGACGCCGAGGACGACGAGGACAGGCTCTTCATCGAGGACGGTCTTTTCGACCTCGAGCCTGTGCTGCGCGATGCGGTGGTGCTCGCACTGCCGATGCAGCCGGTGTGCCAGGAAGACTGCCCGGGTCTGTGCTCCGAGTGCGGAGCCCGGCTCGCGGACGACCCGGAACACCATCATGACGCCGTCGACATCCGTTGGGCGGCTTTGCAGGGACTCGCCGGCACCACGACGGACGGCGAGAAGGACGAGATGAGCGGCGCCGAAGCGGGCGTCGACGAGAA
- the rsmD gene encoding 16S rRNA (guanine(966)-N(2))-methyltransferase RsmD, whose protein sequence is MTRVIAGAAGGRRLAVPPGTGTRPTSDRAREGLFSTWQSLLGGPLAGERVLDLYAGSGAVGLEALSRGAGHTLLVEADARAARTVRENVKNLGLPGAEVRAGKAEQVIRTAPPAAPYDLVFLDPPYAVTDDDLREILLTLRSEGWLGEDALVTVERSTRGGEFRWPDGFEAIRSRRYGEGTFWYGRAASTCEDAR, encoded by the coding sequence ATGACCCGCGTGATCGCCGGCGCAGCCGGCGGACGCCGCCTGGCAGTCCCGCCGGGAACCGGCACCCGGCCGACCTCCGACCGCGCACGCGAAGGTCTCTTCTCCACCTGGCAGTCCCTCCTCGGCGGCCCCCTGGCGGGCGAGCGCGTCCTCGACCTCTACGCCGGCTCCGGCGCCGTCGGCCTGGAGGCCCTCTCCCGAGGCGCGGGCCACACCCTCCTCGTGGAGGCCGACGCCCGCGCCGCCCGGACCGTCCGCGAGAACGTGAAGAACCTGGGCCTTCCCGGCGCCGAGGTCAGAGCGGGCAAAGCCGAACAAGTCATCAGGACCGCGCCCCCCGCCGCCCCCTACGACCTGGTCTTCCTGGATCCCCCCTACGCCGTCACCGACGACGATCTTCGCGAGATTCTCCTCACACTCCGCTCGGAGGGGTGGCTCGGGGAGGACGCGCTGGTCACCGTGGAGCGCAGCACCAGAGGCGGTGAATTCCGGTGGCCGGACGGCTTCGAGGCGATCCGGTCCCGTCGCTACGGCGAGGGAACGTTTTGGTACGGTCGCGCCGCCTCTACGTGCGAAGACGCACGATGA
- a CDS encoding ATP synthase F0 subunit B, with product MDVQKKLDEIVSAVAGARAMPMSASCVINRADLLAMLEEVRQALPGSLAQAQELIGDREQMVEQARQEAERIIETAHAERGSLVSGTEVARRSQAEADRILAEARSEAEEVRAEADDYVDSKLANFEVVLTKTLGSVGRGREKLLGTGPGLDENGYEDEDAPERSPDPETLRHSADAYVDTKLGAFEAVLAKTLEAVGRGRQKLHGRIATDDLGALADDTTTFQHSSDADYLADLAALADAPAARPAAQRDKPSYEPRTERPAYEPAAESGYDRQPEQPGYDQQPEQPGYDRQPEQPSYEPQPAYGAYDQQQAAYPGFPQQAAYGGQDPYGYPQQADPYTYQSGYVQQGGYEPQQQQPPQASQQSQPQQDYALDETSLFDTGMISAEQLRAYEQGRGSR from the coding sequence GTGGACGTGCAGAAGAAGCTCGACGAGATCGTCTCCGCGGTCGCCGGCGCGCGGGCCATGCCCATGTCGGCGTCCTGCGTGATCAACCGCGCCGACCTGCTCGCGATGCTGGAAGAGGTGCGCCAGGCCCTGCCCGGCTCCCTCGCGCAGGCGCAGGAGCTGATCGGCGACCGGGAGCAGATGGTCGAGCAGGCCCGCCAGGAGGCCGAGCGGATCATCGAGACCGCGCACGCCGAACGCGGCTCGCTGGTCTCCGGCACCGAGGTCGCCCGCCGCTCCCAGGCCGAGGCCGACCGGATCCTCGCCGAGGCCCGCAGCGAGGCCGAGGAGGTGCGCGCCGAGGCCGACGACTACGTCGACTCCAAGCTCGCCAACTTCGAGGTCGTCCTCACCAAGACCCTGGGCTCGGTCGGCCGCGGCCGCGAGAAGCTCCTTGGCACCGGTCCGGGCCTGGACGAGAACGGCTACGAGGACGAGGACGCCCCCGAGCGCAGTCCGGACCCCGAGACCCTGCGGCACAGCGCCGACGCGTACGTGGACACCAAGCTGGGCGCCTTCGAGGCGGTGCTCGCCAAGACCCTGGAGGCGGTCGGCCGCGGCCGGCAGAAGCTGCACGGCCGGATCGCCACCGACGACCTCGGCGCCCTCGCCGACGACACCACGACCTTCCAGCACTCCAGCGACGCCGACTACCTCGCCGACCTGGCCGCCCTCGCGGACGCCCCGGCCGCGCGCCCGGCGGCCCAGCGGGACAAACCGTCGTACGAGCCCCGCACGGAGCGGCCCGCGTACGAACCGGCGGCCGAGTCCGGGTACGACCGGCAGCCGGAGCAGCCGGGGTACGACCAGCAGCCGGAGCAGCCCGGGTACGACCGGCAGCCCGAGCAGCCGTCGTACGAGCCGCAGCCCGCCTACGGCGCCTACGACCAGCAGCAGGCCGCCTACCCCGGCTTCCCGCAGCAGGCCGCCTACGGTGGCCAGGACCCGTACGGCTATCCGCAGCAGGCCGACCCCTATACGTACCAGAGCGGCTACGTCCAGCAGGGCGGCTACGAGCCTCAGCAGCAACAGCCGCCCCAGGCGTCGCAGCAGTCCCAGCCGCAGCAGGACTACGCTCTGGACGAGACCAGTCTCTTCGACACCGGCATGATCAGCGCGGAGCAGCTGCGGGCGTACGAGCAGGGCCGCGGTTCCCGCTGA
- the coaD gene encoding pantetheine-phosphate adenylyltransferase: MRRAVCPGSFDPITNGHLDIIARASRLYDEVYVAVMINQSKKGLFEVGERIELIRAVTSEFANVRVETHHGLLVDYCKQRDIPAIVKGLRAVSDFDYELQMAQMNNGLTGVETLFVPTNPTYSFLSSSLVREVAAWGGDVSHLVPPQVLAALNRRLRKD; the protein is encoded by the coding sequence GTGCGCCGCGCCGTCTGTCCCGGGTCGTTCGACCCGATCACCAATGGACATCTCGACATCATCGCCCGAGCCTCCCGGCTGTACGACGAGGTCTACGTCGCGGTGATGATCAACCAGTCCAAGAAGGGCCTGTTCGAGGTCGGCGAGCGGATCGAGCTGATCCGCGCGGTCACCTCGGAGTTCGCCAACGTACGGGTCGAGACCCACCACGGCCTTCTCGTGGACTACTGCAAGCAGCGCGACATCCCCGCCATCGTCAAGGGCCTGCGCGCCGTCAGCGACTTCGACTACGAACTCCAGATGGCGCAGATGAACAACGGCCTCACCGGCGTCGAGACGCTGTTCGTGCCGACCAACCCCACCTACAGCTTCCTGTCCTCCTCGCTCGTCAGGGAGGTCGCGGCCTGGGGCGGCGACGTCTCCCACCTGGTGCCGCCGCAGGTCCTCGCCGCTCTCAACAGGCGGCTGCGCAAGGACTGA
- the recG gene encoding ATP-dependent DNA helicase RecG: MDLVPALEEPLKQPLKSVLGPATAKVMAEHLGLHTVGDLLHHYPRRYEERGQLTHLADLPMDEHVTVVAQVADARLHSFASSRAPRGKGQRLEVTITDGSGRLQLVFFGNGVHKPHKDLLPGTRAMFAGKVSVFNHRLQLAHPAYELLRGDGEETAETWAGALIPLYPATAKLESWKIGKAVQTVLPAAQEALDPLPPALREGRGLLPLPEALLKIHRPATKADIADARARLKWDEAFVLQVALARRRYADAQLPAVARRPRADGLLAAFDDRLPFTLTEGQRKVSREIFADLATEHPMHRLLQGEVGSGKTLVALRAMLAVVDAGGQAAMLAPTEVLAQQHHRSVTEMMGDLAEGGMLGGTEHATKVVLLTGSMGAAARRKALLDLATGEAGIVIGTHALIEDKVQFHDLGLVVVDEQHRFGVEQRDALRGKGRQPPHLLVMTATPIPRTVAMTVFGDLETSVLDQLPAGRSPIASHVVPAADKPHFLARAWERVREEVENGHQAYVVCPRIGDDIEEAADPKKAAKKKSAEDEAEKRPPLAVLDVADHLAKGPLQGLRVEVLHGRMHPDDKDAVMRRFAAGEADVLVATTVIEVGVNVPNATAMVIMDADRFGVSQLHQLRGRVGRGSAPGLCLLVSEMPEASAARQRLNAVAATLDGFELSRIDLEQRREGDVLGQAQSGARSSLRVLEVIEDEEVIGEARSEAMALVTANPDLDHLPGLRTALDALLDEEREQYLEKG; this comes from the coding sequence ATGGATCTCGTGCCCGCACTGGAAGAACCACTGAAACAGCCACTGAAGTCAGTGCTCGGCCCCGCCACCGCGAAGGTGATGGCCGAGCACCTCGGCCTGCACACCGTCGGCGACCTCCTGCACCACTACCCGCGCAGGTACGAGGAGCGCGGCCAGCTCACCCACCTCGCCGACCTCCCCATGGACGAGCACGTCACCGTGGTCGCCCAGGTCGCCGACGCCCGCCTGCACTCCTTCGCCTCCTCCCGGGCGCCCCGCGGCAAGGGCCAGCGCCTGGAGGTCACCATCACCGACGGCAGCGGCCGCCTCCAGCTGGTCTTCTTCGGCAACGGCGTGCACAAGCCGCACAAGGACCTGCTGCCCGGCACCCGCGCGATGTTCGCCGGCAAGGTCTCCGTCTTCAACCACCGCCTCCAGCTCGCCCACCCCGCCTACGAGTTGCTGCGCGGCGACGGCGAGGAGACCGCCGAGACCTGGGCGGGCGCCCTGATCCCGCTCTACCCGGCCACCGCCAAACTGGAGTCCTGGAAGATCGGCAAGGCGGTGCAGACGGTCCTGCCCGCCGCCCAGGAGGCCCTCGACCCGCTGCCGCCCGCCCTGCGCGAGGGCCGGGGGCTGCTCCCGCTCCCCGAGGCCCTGCTCAAGATCCACCGCCCGGCCACCAAGGCCGACATCGCGGACGCCCGCGCCCGCCTCAAATGGGACGAGGCGTTCGTCCTCCAGGTCGCCCTGGCCCGCCGCCGGTACGCGGACGCCCAGCTCCCGGCGGTCGCCCGCCGCCCGCGGGCCGACGGCCTCCTGGCCGCCTTCGACGACCGGCTGCCGTTCACCCTCACCGAGGGCCAGCGGAAGGTCTCCCGCGAGATCTTCGCCGACCTCGCCACCGAACACCCCATGCACCGGCTCCTCCAGGGCGAGGTCGGCAGCGGCAAGACGCTGGTCGCCCTGCGCGCCATGCTCGCCGTGGTCGACGCGGGCGGCCAGGCCGCCATGCTCGCGCCCACCGAGGTGCTGGCCCAGCAGCACCACCGGTCGGTCACCGAGATGATGGGCGACCTCGCCGAGGGCGGCATGCTGGGCGGCACCGAGCACGCCACCAAGGTGGTGCTGCTCACCGGCTCCATGGGCGCCGCGGCCCGCCGCAAGGCCCTGCTCGACCTGGCCACCGGCGAGGCCGGCATCGTCATCGGCACCCACGCCCTGATCGAGGACAAGGTCCAGTTCCACGACCTCGGCCTGGTCGTCGTGGACGAACAGCACCGCTTCGGCGTGGAGCAGCGCGACGCCCTGCGCGGCAAGGGCAGACAGCCCCCGCACCTCCTGGTCATGACGGCCACCCCGATCCCGCGCACGGTCGCCATGACCGTCTTCGGCGACCTGGAGACCTCCGTCCTCGACCAGCTCCCGGCGGGCCGCTCCCCGATCGCCAGCCATGTCGTCCCGGCCGCCGACAAACCCCACTTCCTGGCCCGCGCCTGGGAGCGGGTGCGGGAAGAGGTGGAGAACGGCCATCAGGCGTACGTCGTCTGCCCCCGCATCGGGGACGACATCGAGGAGGCGGCCGACCCGAAGAAGGCCGCCAAGAAGAAGTCCGCCGAGGACGAGGCCGAGAAGCGCCCCCCGCTCGCCGTCCTCGACGTGGCCGACCACCTGGCCAAGGGCCCCCTCCAGGGCCTGCGGGTCGAGGTGCTGCACGGCAGGATGCACCCCGACGACAAGGACGCCGTGATGCGCCGCTTCGCCGCGGGCGAGGCCGACGTCCTGGTCGCCACCACGGTCATCGAGGTCGGCGTGAACGTCCCGAACGCCACCGCGATGGTCATCATGGACGCCGACCGCTTCGGCGTCTCCCAGCTCCACCAGCTGCGCGGCCGCGTGGGCCGCGGCTCCGCGCCCGGCCTGTGCCTGCTGGTCTCCGAGATGCCCGAGGCGAGCGCCGCCCGCCAGCGGCTGAACGCGGTCGCCGCCACCCTCGACGGCTTCGAGCTCTCCCGCATCGACCTCGAACAGCGCCGCGAGGGCGATGTCCTCGGCCAGGCCCAGTCCGGTGCCCGCTCCAGCCTGCGCGTCCTGGAGGTCATCGAGGACGAGGAGGTCATCGGCGAGGCACGGAGCGAGGCGATGGCCCTGGTGACGGCGAACCCGGACCTGGACCATCTGCCGGGCCTGCGGACAGCGCTGGACGCGCTGCTGGACGAGGAGAGGGAGCAGTACCTGGAGAAGGGCTGA